In a genomic window of Streptomyces katrae:
- a CDS encoding MarR family winged helix-turn-helix transcriptional regulator has protein sequence MGTEAVTPPATTPAPAEDSVDRHIARWTGKVPFDVTTEAVITRIQLLAKHVAHGKERALAETGLQAFEFETMHRLASRGAPWRAPSSQLAAELLLSPAGMTGRLDTLERSGLVRRTRAAGDRRRVDVELTEEGHRRWSEAMRWRGIAEAEMIHPLDDTDRRALAALLKRMLLQVETRDGTS, from the coding sequence ATGGGCACAGAAGCGGTCACTCCACCTGCGACGACGCCGGCACCGGCCGAGGACTCCGTTGACCGGCACATCGCCCGGTGGACCGGCAAGGTGCCCTTCGACGTGACCACCGAGGCCGTGATCACCCGCATCCAGCTCCTCGCCAAGCACGTCGCGCACGGCAAGGAACGCGCCCTCGCCGAGACCGGCCTCCAGGCCTTCGAGTTCGAGACCATGCACCGCCTCGCCTCCCGGGGCGCGCCCTGGCGCGCCCCGTCCTCCCAGCTCGCCGCCGAACTGCTGCTCTCCCCGGCCGGGATGACCGGCCGCCTCGACACCCTGGAGCGCTCCGGCCTCGTCCGGCGCACCCGTGCCGCGGGGGACCGGCGCCGGGTCGACGTCGAGCTCACCGAGGAGGGCCACCGCCGCTGGAGCGAGGCCATGCGCTGGCGCGGGATCGCCGAGGCCGAGATGATCCACCCGCTCGACGACACCGACCGCCGGGCCCTGGCCGCCCTCCTCAAGCGGATGCTGCTCCAGGTCGAGACCCGCGACGGGACCTCCTGA
- a CDS encoding adenylyltransferase/cytidyltransferase family protein: MTEHHMSDAVPSARRPYRVGYAPGAYDLFHIGHLNILRHARSQCDYLVAGVVSDEMAELAKGRRPMIPLVERLEIVRSVKYVDAAFVETVPDKVETWKQVRFDVIFKGDDWRGTPKGAKLERDFAAHGVDVVYFPYTVHTSSTQLRRALDALAQPQPVPLHQPLAEPLTAERR, translated from the coding sequence ATGACGGAGCACCACATGTCCGATGCCGTGCCGTCCGCGCGCCGGCCGTACCGGGTGGGCTACGCGCCCGGTGCCTACGACCTGTTCCACATAGGCCACCTCAACATCCTCCGGCACGCCCGCAGCCAGTGCGACTACCTGGTGGCGGGCGTGGTCTCGGACGAGATGGCCGAACTGGCCAAGGGGCGCCGCCCGATGATCCCCCTGGTCGAGCGGCTGGAGATCGTCCGCAGCGTCAAGTACGTCGACGCCGCCTTCGTCGAGACGGTCCCGGACAAGGTGGAGACGTGGAAGCAGGTCCGCTTCGACGTCATCTTCAAGGGCGACGACTGGCGCGGCACGCCCAAGGGGGCCAAGCTGGAACGGGACTTCGCCGCCCACGGGGTCGACGTCGTCTACTTCCCCTACACGGTGCACACCTCCAGCACCCAGCTGCGCCGGGCCCTGGACGCCCTCGCCCAGCCGCAGCCCGTGCCCCTGCACCAGCCGCTGGCCGAGCCCCTCACCGCCGAACGGCGCTGA
- the glgX gene encoding glycogen debranching protein GlgX, with protein MEAVRERVQARVLRAAAHPGPPVWPGSSHPLGARFHVGPDGVAGTNFALWAPGAEAVELCLFDALGTETRCPLGELTHEIWHGFVPGVRPGQRYGFRVHGRWDPWTGARYNPAKLLLDPYARAVDGDFSLPAEVYGHVRDWPQQYIADTVRDDRDSAPFVPKGVVVHDDDDWADDVRPKTPWADSVIYELHVRGFTMRHPGVPEELRGTYAGLAHPAAVEHLVRLGVTAVELLPVHQFAHEDHLLRRGLRNYWGYNSVGYFAPHAGYSASGTAGQQVGEFKRMVRALHAAGIEVILDVVYNHTAEAGELGPTLSLRGVDNRGYYRLQSDQRRYADYTGCGNTLHAGRPHVLRLITDSLRYWVTEMGVDGFRFDLAAALARSMHDVDMLSPFLAVIAQDPVLRRVKLIAEPWDVGSGGYQVGAFPPLWTEWNDRYRDAVRDFWRGALPDVRDLGYRLSGSSDLYAWGGRRPYASVNFVTAHDGFTLRDLVSYERKHNEDNGEGNRDGTNDNRSWNCGAEGESDDPRIAALRRRQLRNLLTTLLLSTGVPMLVAGDEFGRTQGGNNNAYCQDNETGWVDWSLLDDPAWSGLFALVRRLVALRRSHPVLRRRAFFSGRAQGSDGLRDLAWFTPAGAEMTERDWYAPSAALGLYLSGRDIPGRDERGRQVTDDSFLALLHSGDRPVEWVLPGPPWAGEYELVLDTSREEQEDAPGTRYRAGQPLTVPARSVLLLRVAG; from the coding sequence ATGGAGGCCGTGCGGGAGCGGGTCCAGGCGCGGGTGTTACGGGCGGCCGCGCACCCGGGACCGCCGGTGTGGCCCGGATCCTCGCACCCGCTGGGCGCCCGCTTCCACGTGGGCCCCGACGGGGTGGCGGGGACGAACTTCGCGCTGTGGGCGCCGGGCGCGGAGGCGGTGGAGCTGTGCCTGTTCGACGCCCTGGGCACGGAGACCCGCTGCCCCCTGGGCGAGCTGACGCACGAGATCTGGCACGGGTTCGTGCCCGGCGTGCGGCCCGGGCAGCGGTACGGGTTCCGGGTGCACGGGCGCTGGGACCCCTGGACGGGGGCCCGGTACAACCCGGCGAAGCTGCTGCTGGACCCGTACGCGCGGGCCGTGGACGGGGACTTCTCCCTGCCGGCGGAGGTGTACGGGCACGTCCGGGACTGGCCGCAGCAGTACATCGCCGACACCGTGCGCGACGACCGGGACTCGGCGCCGTTCGTCCCGAAGGGGGTCGTCGTCCACGATGACGACGACTGGGCGGACGACGTCCGGCCGAAGACGCCCTGGGCCGATTCGGTGATCTACGAGCTGCACGTGCGCGGGTTCACCATGCGCCATCCGGGTGTTCCCGAGGAGCTGCGCGGCACCTACGCGGGGCTGGCGCACCCGGCGGCGGTGGAGCACCTGGTGCGGCTGGGGGTGACGGCGGTGGAGCTGCTGCCGGTGCACCAGTTCGCGCACGAGGACCACCTGCTGCGGCGGGGGCTGCGCAACTACTGGGGCTACAACTCGGTCGGCTACTTCGCCCCGCACGCCGGGTACTCCGCCAGCGGGACGGCCGGGCAGCAGGTCGGCGAGTTCAAGCGGATGGTGCGCGCCCTGCACGCGGCCGGGATCGAGGTCATCCTCGACGTGGTCTACAACCACACGGCGGAGGCCGGCGAGCTGGGCCCGACCCTGTCGCTGCGCGGGGTCGACAACCGGGGCTACTACCGGCTCCAGTCCGACCAGCGCCGCTACGCCGACTACACGGGCTGCGGGAACACCCTGCACGCCGGGCGGCCTCACGTGCTGCGCCTGATCACCGACTCGCTGCGGTACTGGGTCACGGAGATGGGGGTGGACGGCTTCCGCTTCGACCTGGCGGCGGCGCTGGCCCGCTCCATGCACGACGTGGACATGCTCTCCCCGTTCCTCGCGGTGATCGCCCAGGACCCCGTGCTGCGGCGGGTCAAGCTGATCGCGGAGCCGTGGGACGTGGGCTCGGGCGGCTACCAGGTGGGGGCGTTCCCGCCGCTGTGGACGGAGTGGAACGACCGCTACCGGGACGCCGTGCGGGACTTCTGGCGGGGCGCGCTGCCCGACGTACGGGACCTGGGGTACCGGCTGTCGGGGTCGAGCGACCTGTACGCCTGGGGCGGGCGGCGGCCGTACGCCTCGGTGAACTTCGTGACGGCGCACGACGGCTTCACCCTGCGCGACCTGGTCTCGTACGAGCGCAAGCACAACGAGGACAACGGCGAGGGCAACCGGGACGGCACCAACGACAACCGGTCGTGGAACTGCGGGGCCGAGGGCGAGAGCGACGACCCGCGGATCGCCGCGCTGCGACGGCGGCAGCTGCGGAACCTGCTGACCACGCTGCTGCTGTCGACGGGCGTGCCGATGCTGGTGGCCGGCGACGAGTTCGGGCGGACCCAGGGCGGCAACAACAACGCGTACTGCCAGGACAACGAGACGGGCTGGGTGGACTGGTCGCTGCTGGACGATCCGGCGTGGAGCGGGCTGTTCGCGCTGGTCCGGCGGCTGGTGGCGCTGCGCCGGTCCCACCCGGTGCTGCGCCGCAGGGCCTTCTTCTCGGGACGGGCGCAGGGCTCGGACGGGCTGCGGGACCTGGCCTGGTTCACCCCGGCGGGGGCGGAGATGACGGAGCGGGACTGGTACGCGCCGTCGGCCGCGCTGGGGCTGTACCTGTCGGGGCGGGACATCCCGGGGCGGGACGAGCGGGGCCGGCAGGTGACGGACGACAGCTTCCTGGCTCTGCTGCACTCCGGGGACCGGCCGGTGGAGTGGGTGCTGCCGGGGCCGCCCTGGGCCGGGGAGTACGAGCTGGTGCTGGACACCTCGCGGGAGGAGCAGGAGGACGCGCCGGGGACGCGGTACCGGGCCGGGCAGCCGCTGACGGTTCCGGCGCGGTCGGTGCTGCTGCTGCGGGTGGCGGGCTGA
- a CDS encoding CDP-alcohol phosphatidyltransferase family protein — protein MSRVGTALRELRGAQKSAKGVSLYSRFVNRPAGRYLAAGSYALGLTPNQVTLVSAAFSFAAVAAVALAAPSWGLGVAVWAALAVGFAFDSADGQLARLRGGGSAAGEWLDHVVDAAKLTALHACVLIAFFRFPDAYGTGAHGWLLVPLSFQFAAVVTFFGGLLTEKLKPKAAPGSPAAAPSTLRAVALLPVDYGVFCLVFLLLGGGALFRWAYAGLGAVAALFLLAFLAKWFRELSAVRR, from the coding sequence ATGTCGAGGGTGGGGACGGCGCTGCGGGAGCTGCGCGGGGCGCAGAAGTCGGCGAAGGGCGTGTCGCTCTACTCCCGGTTCGTCAACCGGCCCGCCGGACGGTACCTGGCCGCCGGTTCCTACGCGCTCGGGCTGACCCCGAACCAGGTGACGCTGGTCAGCGCCGCGTTCAGCTTCGCCGCCGTCGCGGCGGTGGCCCTGGCCGCGCCGTCGTGGGGGCTGGGGGTCGCCGTGTGGGCCGCGCTCGCGGTCGGCTTCGCCTTCGACTCCGCCGACGGGCAGCTGGCCCGGCTGCGCGGGGGCGGCAGCGCGGCGGGCGAATGGCTGGACCACGTCGTGGACGCCGCCAAGCTGACCGCGCTGCACGCCTGCGTGCTCATCGCCTTCTTCCGTTTCCCCGACGCGTACGGGACGGGTGCGCACGGCTGGCTGCTGGTGCCGCTGAGCTTCCAGTTCGCCGCGGTGGTGACCTTCTTCGGCGGGCTGCTCACCGAGAAGCTCAAGCCCAAGGCCGCCCCGGGGAGCCCCGCGGCGGCGCCGTCGACGCTGCGCGCGGTGGCGCTGCTGCCCGTGGACTACGGGGTGTTCTGCCTGGTGTTCCTGCTGCTGGGCGGCGGGGCGCTGTTCCGCTGGGCGTACGCGGGGCTGGGCGCGGTCGCCGCGCTGTTCCTGCTCGCCTTCCTGGCGAAGTGGTTCCGGGAGCTCAGCGCCGTTCGGCGGTGA
- a CDS encoding MFS transporter, translating into MTPTLWRLLAGRTFAAFATALIPTTLTLAVVRTGSAGDLGLVLAAELLPMLLLLPVAGVAADRFPARRVVLAADLVRAAAQLGIAALLLSGPVRIPALAALSAVTGAAVAFGGPSARTLVAAVTDGAERLRVNSRLMVAQGLASVAGPAAAGALMLAVGAGWSSLLTGALFTASALTLGGLRTPGPAGAGGARPGFAAELRAGWAQTRAHPWFLANVMAHGVWHLTAGLLLTLGPLIAVESLGGEGTWVVVAQAGTAGLLAGAWTAGRLPVRRPLVWVAVSSAAFALPLAAFALRLPAAAAAFAYLIGMGGVGLLSPLWETEIQRRVPAEALGRVGSFDSLISFAARPLGLAVAAPLAAVTGTTAPLLVAAVLVAAANLSVLLVADVRAHPERKPSPALR; encoded by the coding sequence ATGACCCCCACGCTCTGGCGGCTGCTCGCCGGCCGCACCTTCGCCGCCTTCGCCACCGCCCTGATCCCCACCACCCTCACCCTCGCCGTGGTCCGCACCGGTTCCGCCGGGGACCTCGGACTGGTGCTCGCCGCCGAGCTGCTGCCGATGCTGCTCCTGCTGCCCGTCGCAGGCGTGGCCGCCGACCGCTTCCCGGCGCGCCGCGTGGTGCTCGCCGCGGATCTGGTACGGGCCGCCGCCCAGCTGGGCATCGCGGCGCTGCTGCTGTCCGGGCCGGTACGGATCCCCGCGCTCGCGGCCCTGTCGGCCGTCACCGGCGCGGCCGTCGCCTTCGGCGGCCCCTCGGCCCGAACCCTGGTCGCCGCCGTGACCGACGGGGCCGAGCGGCTGCGGGTGAACTCCCGGCTGATGGTGGCCCAGGGGCTCGCGAGCGTCGCGGGTCCGGCCGCCGCGGGCGCCCTGATGCTGGCCGTCGGGGCAGGCTGGTCCTCGCTGCTGACCGGGGCCCTGTTCACCGCTTCCGCCCTCACGCTGGGCGGGCTGCGCACCCCGGGTCCGGCCGGCGCGGGCGGGGCCCGGCCGGGGTTCGCGGCGGAGCTGCGCGCCGGGTGGGCGCAGACCCGTGCGCACCCGTGGTTCCTGGCCAACGTCATGGCGCACGGCGTCTGGCACCTGACCGCCGGACTGCTCCTCACCCTCGGACCGCTGATCGCCGTGGAGTCCCTGGGCGGCGAGGGCACCTGGGTGGTGGTCGCCCAGGCGGGTACGGCCGGGCTGCTGGCCGGGGCATGGACGGCCGGGCGGCTGCCGGTGCGCCGGCCGCTGGTGTGGGTCGCGGTGTCCTCGGCGGCGTTCGCCCTCCCGCTGGCGGCGTTCGCGCTGCGGCTGCCCGCGGCAGCGGCGGCGTTCGCGTACCTGATCGGCATGGGCGGGGTGGGCCTGCTGAGCCCGCTGTGGGAGACGGAGATCCAGCGGCGGGTGCCGGCCGAGGCCCTGGGGCGGGTCGGCTCCTTCGACTCCCTGATCTCCTTCGCGGCCCGCCCCCTGGGGCTCGCGGTGGCGGCCCCGCTCGCGGCGGTCACCGGGACCACGGCCCCGCTGCTGGTGGCCGCTGTGCTCGTGGCGGCGGCGAACCTGTCCGTCCTGCTGGTCGCAGACGTGCGCGCGCATCCGGAGCGGAAGCCTTCGCCCGCCCTGCGATGA
- a CDS encoding L,D-transpeptidase: MTLLTRRAGAGWAAVAVWAVLLGGLTGCTGDGGSPVEVQLPGKPRSPDEAIRITPDDNAKGVPADGPLRVNVPEGRLERVTVTKVEDAQEEQVPGSIAADGLSWSPDPEAGRLALAAKYTVDAVAVDGHNRRQARHTTFTTYVPEERFIGYFKPENRSTVGTGMIVSFNFSRAVKNRADVERAVTVTSEPAVPVVGHWFGSERLDFRPKEYWKPGTQVTVKIKLRDVEAAPGAYGIQDKTVKFTVGRSQVSTVDAASHTMEVRRGGALLSTIPISAGAPKNTTYNGKMVVMEMFDVTRMNGATVGFTSEDGKGEYDIPDVPHAIRLTASGTFLHGNYWASPDTFGTTNTSHGCVGLRDDKGGGSDTPAGWFFDRTLIGDVVEVVNSQDKTVAPNNGLGGWNMSWADWVAGSAIS, from the coding sequence GTGACACTTCTGACGAGGCGGGCAGGGGCGGGATGGGCCGCCGTGGCGGTGTGGGCGGTCCTGCTGGGCGGCCTCACCGGCTGCACCGGGGACGGCGGCTCCCCGGTCGAGGTGCAGCTGCCCGGCAAACCCCGCTCGCCCGACGAGGCCATCCGCATCACCCCCGACGACAACGCCAAGGGGGTCCCGGCCGACGGCCCGCTGCGGGTCAACGTCCCCGAGGGCCGGCTGGAGCGGGTCACGGTCACCAAGGTGGAGGACGCCCAGGAGGAGCAGGTCCCCGGCTCCATCGCGGCCGACGGGCTCAGCTGGAGCCCCGACCCGGAGGCGGGGCGGCTCGCGCTCGCCGCCAAGTACACCGTCGACGCCGTCGCCGTCGACGGGCACAACCGCCGCCAGGCCCGGCACACCACCTTCACCACCTACGTGCCCGAGGAGCGGTTCATCGGCTACTTCAAGCCCGAGAACCGCTCCACCGTCGGCACCGGCATGATCGTCTCCTTCAACTTCAGCCGGGCCGTCAAGAACCGCGCCGACGTCGAGCGCGCCGTCACCGTCACCTCCGAACCGGCCGTGCCCGTCGTCGGCCACTGGTTCGGCTCCGAGCGCCTGGACTTCCGGCCCAAGGAGTACTGGAAGCCCGGCACCCAGGTCACCGTGAAGATCAAGCTCCGTGACGTCGAGGCCGCCCCGGGGGCCTACGGCATCCAGGACAAGACCGTGAAGTTCACCGTCGGCCGCTCCCAGGTCTCCACCGTCGACGCCGCCTCGCACACCATGGAGGTCCGGCGCGGCGGCGCGCTGCTGTCCACCATCCCCATCAGCGCCGGCGCGCCGAAGAACACCACCTACAACGGCAAGATGGTGGTGATGGAGATGTTCGACGTCACCCGCATGAACGGCGCCACCGTCGGCTTCACCAGCGAGGACGGCAAGGGCGAGTACGACATCCCGGATGTCCCGCACGCCATCCGGCTCACCGCCTCCGGCACCTTCCTGCACGGCAACTACTGGGCCAGCCCCGACACCTTCGGCACCACCAACACCAGCCACGGCTGCGTGGGCCTGCGCGACGACAAGGGCGGCGGCTCCGACACCCCGGCGGGCTGGTTCTTCGACCGGACCCTGATCGGGGACGTGGTGGAGGTGGTGAACTCCCAGGACAAGACCGTGGCCCCGAACAACGGCCTGGGCGGCTGGAACATGTCCTGGGCCGACTGGGTCGCGGGCTCCGCCATCAGCTGA